The sequence AAAACGGCAGGAAAGCCGCCGCGCCGATCTCGGTGCATTTTTGAATGACGATTTCCATCTTGTCGCCCTTGGGCAGACTCTGGGCCACCGTGATTTTAACACGCGGCTCCTGCGTCATCGGCAAGTTCTCTATGATGGAGACGGTAACGACGCCTTCGGCGATCGATGCGATTTCGGCCAGCGCTTCGCGGGACACGCCGTCGCTTACAATCACCTTGTCCCCCGCCTTGCCGCGCATCACTCTGGCGATATGACGGGCATCCTCGCCGCCGATCAGTACGGTGCCTTCTCCGAAATTTTCGGGAGATACGAAATATCGCTGCATGCTTATCAACATCCTGTTCTGTATTTAGAGCTTATACATTCTATTTCAGGCGAATTCAGGCGAAAACGGCGGCGTCCCTCGCCTACCGGGCCCTGCCGCCGTCTCTATTCAATCACGTTCCATCATACAACGTTTGCTTCATGATGAACAGTCCTGCAGATTCATTTACGTAAAAAGTTGATAGAAAAAATTAAAAGTATCCATACTCATCGAACCGGCCCACATGGTTAATGGCGTAATCGTGTAGTTGCGAAGCGCGGGAATGAATACGATCAGTACGAACAAGAACATCGCCCACTGCTCGAACTGCTGCAATCTTCCCAGAATGGAACGCGGCGCGAGATCCTCGATAACCCGGTAGCCGTCCAGCGGCGGCAGCGGGATTAAATTAAACAGAAACAGGAAGAAATTCCAGAAAGTAAATAAGCTTAAAAATAATTGTGCAGCTTCCTGCCCCTTACCCGCCGGAATGGCGTCAATGACGCCTGTCGCGATCAGCACCCCATAGATCAGGCAGCCAATAATCGCCAGCAGCAGATTACTGACCGGCCCGGCGAGAGACACGATGATGCCCATCAGACGCGGACGGCTGAAGTTATCACGGTTGACCGGCACCGGCCGCGCCCAGCCAAAGCCCGCGATCAGCAGGAGAATAATCCCGAAAAAATCGAAATGCACTGCCGGATTCAGCGTCATGCGGCCCAGGAGACGGGCTGTCGGGTCGCCGAACTTGTTGGCAAAATAAGCATGGCTAAACTCATGCACTGTAAAGGCAATCAGAATCGTTACCAAAAAAAACGGCAGCTGATCCAGCGGCATACGAATAATATTTTGCAAAAAATCCATCTTTACCTCTTTCCGGCTGTAAACGCCACCCAATCTTCTTCCTTCGCCACTTCCTTGATTTCAAACCCGGAAGCTACCAGAGCCTTCCTTACCAGTTCTTCCTTATCCTTATAAATGCCGGATGTGATATAGATTCCGCCAGGCTGAAGAGCCCGGTACACATCATCCGTGAACAGCACGATAATTTCCGCCAAAATATTGGCTACCACAATCTTGACCGGCAGCTTCACGCCAAGTCCATCCTGCGGTGAACCGGCACCGGCTGCCTGGCCGGCGTCTTCAGCACGGCTTCCGCTGTCCGCGCCGCCGAATATCAGCGCATCCTCCTCTGCCCCGGCGTCCGCTTTCTGTGTCTGCGCTGGTCTGGCCGAGGGCCACATCGCTCCGGCCGGCGTTTCCGCCGCGCCTTCACCGCCGAGCAGGGACAAGAGGTCGCTCTCTTTTACGGTTATGGCGCCCGAGAGGCCGTTCAGCTCCACGTTCTCCGCAGCGCTCTGAACAGCGACAGGGTCAAGATCCAATGCAAGCACGGACCGAGCGCCAAGCAGCATCGCGCCGACGGCAAGAATGCCCGAGCCTGTGCCGACGTCGATTACTTCTTCCCCGCCGGAGATCGCTTTCTCCAGCGCCCGCAGACAGAGGGCGGTCGTCGGATGGGTTCCTGTGCCGAAAGCCATCCCCGGGTCCAGCTCGATGATTTTCTCCTCCGGACTAGCGGGAATGTACTCCTCCCACACAGGCTTGATCGTCAGCCGTTCACTGACCCGAAGCGGCTTGAAATACTGCTTCCAGGCATGCGCCCAGTCATCCTCGTCAACCGTCTTCCAGCTGATGTCGGCCTTGCCGGGATCAATGCCGAATTCCCGCAGCTCCATGACGCGGGGCGCAAGCTCCGCGCAGATGCTGTCCATCGGCGATCCTTCGGTGAAATAGCCCTTGATCACCGCTTCCCCTTCGGGAATATCATTCAGCGGCTCGTCGTAAAGCTCCCCGTAACGCGTGTCGCGCGTCTTGCTCAGCGTGCCGGATTCCTCAATCGAAACTCCGCCCGCCCCCGCTTCCTGGAGCAGCGCGGATATCATCTCCTGCGCTTCCTCGGTTGTATGTATCGTCAATTCATGCCATAGCATTGCGGTCCTGAAGCCTCCTAAAAGTTTTGATAGCATATGCTTCTTTGATGTTCTGCGCAAACCTCCCTTCGGAAGCATGGGATTACCCCTCATTTTCCAAACGGAAGTCGTAGTTATTATACCTTACTGCCGTGCCATGCGCCAAACCCGCAGCTGAACGCGCCGATCTGAGGGCGGCAGCATCATCTGGCCCAGAGATAAGTGAACCCTTTGCGGATGTCAGGCTATAGGCGGGAGCGCGGGAGGCGTAAGGGGAACCTCAAACGGCTATATTACGGTCACATTCGACTCATTTCTGCTGCCCGCTTTTGGTTTTCTTATCCCGGTACTGAGTAGGTGCGACACCAAGACGTTTCTTGAATGCTTTCGAGAAGGAGAAGATATCGGGGTAGCCGACAGAGTGGGCAATTTCGGCCAAGGTATAGGACGTCTGCTCCAGCAATGAGCGGGCTTCCTTCATTTTCAACTCCTGGATAAACTGAATGGGGGTGATTCCGTAAGCCTTTCGGTACTGTTTGGTAAAATGGGTGCGATCTATACCGACATACTCAGATACTTTTTCGACTGTAATGCCTTCCGCATAGTGAATCTCCATATATTCATGCCCTTTTTGCAGCCACGAGACATCCCGCCGGTCATTACGGGCAGAACCGTCAACCACAGCAGAGAGCTGGTCGAAGATACGGTGGAATAAGATAAGCCGTCCCAGATCCGTGTCATTATCCGAATTCACCAATTTGAAGAAGTCCCACATCAGTTGAATCACTTCGGGTGTTAAAATACCCGCTGCATGAGGGCTGTGCATAGTCAGCCCGATCCTCTCAAGCAGACTTAGAGCCTGTCTTCCGTCGAAGGCAAGAAATACTTTGCGGAGCGGGTCGTCCGGCTGCGTGTAATATTCATGAATGACCTGTGGAAACAAGCAGAAAATATCATTTTGGCGAAGCTGAAAGGTTTGTTTATTTTGATGAAACGTCCCTTGTCCTTCCAGCACAAAAATCAAATAATAATACGGCGTCGTCCGGGGGCCAATATGATAATTCGGTTTGGCAATATTGTGTCCAAGGCGAATCGGCCAAGCGGCTCCGGACTTTTCGTATACGGAAGGGGTAAAGAGGCGCAGTTCCAAAAACTCATGATTATCCTCTATCATCTTGTCTTTCATATAACTGACCTCTTTTTACAATGCGTCTCATTTTTATAAATAATATATAATTTCCACAAGGTTCACAACGCCTTTCTTTCACTCTTTTATTCGGCAGCAATCCTTCGCCATGACTTAAATTGACATGCACGAACAACTCAAAATGACATTTACTTGTGATTATCCGGGTTGATAATATATAAAACATAGTAAACCAAGTTAATTTATTGGACATTGACTAGACCACTAGAGAAGCTAATAATAACATACTGTTTGCTACTAATAACCCTTTTGAGGAGTGTACGTACGTTGAAGAAGAGAACCCTGTGGCTTACGCTGCCTGCGATCCTACTAGTCATTTCCGTGCTGTTAAGCGCGTGCGGAGAAAGCGCGAACAGCGGCGAAGCATCCGAAATCGAAATCAAATTCCCCAGCATATGGGTAGCAAAAGATTCCAAAGCCGCCACATTCGCTCAAATTGTCAAAGATTTCAATGAACAGAATCAAGGCAAAATCATAGTCGTCGTTGAAGAGATCCCCGATTACGGCGCTTACAAGGATAAGATCCGCACCAATATTACGACGGGGACAACACCGGATATTTTTTCTTTCGATAATCCGGCGGACGGGGAGCTCTATTACAAATCGGGAAACTTGGCCGACCTTACACCTTATCTGGACGAGCAGTGGAAAAGCACGTTCCTGGATCATGCGTTTGACAATGCCGCATATGACGGCAAAGTATACTCCATTCCGTTCGAGTTCGGCGTAACGCCGGTGTTATACAATACCAAGCTGTTCAAACAAGCGGGCATAACCGGATTCCCCAAGACGTATACCGAGCTGTTCGCCGCTTTTGACAAATTGAAAGCCGCAGGCATCGCTCCCGCCACGCAAATGACCGGAGGCGACGGCTGGGTCTCCATGCTGTGGTACTCGCAGCTTGTGTCCGCAATTGGAGGTCCGGATGTGTACAAACACGGATTGGACGATCCCGCTTTTGTACAAGCCGCCGAGGTATTGAAAAAGCTCTTTGACTACACGACGGGAGATGCGGTCGGACTGGACAATGCGGGAGCGCATTTTCTAAACCAGCAAACGGCTGTGCTGCTCAACGGCCCATGGTTTATTGGCCGGATTAAGAAAGAAGGCATCGACAATTTGTATGATTCCGTCGAGGTGGCGCCTGCCCCTGTTTACGAAGGCGGCAAAGGACAAGCGGGGCAGTATATCGGCTTTACCCAAGCAAGTCTGGCCGTAGGTAAACAAAAGGATAAAAAGAAAGAAGAAGCCATTGTGAAGTTTCTGAAATACTTGACCTCTCCTGACAATGTGAAGAAACTATCGCTCGATTCCGGATCATTGTTCGTCATTAAATACGAGGTTACAAAAGACGATAAAGTGGAACGCCTGCAAACCGAGATGAAAAAAGGAATGGAGGCTGCGCCGTACATCACCCCCCATTTTCGGGCAAGCGTAAGCCCCGCCGTCGGCGCGGAATTCCCGCAAGCGTTAAGCGGCCTGGTGCTTGGAAAATATACGCCGGAACAATTCGTGCAGCAGCTTAAACAAGCCGATTCCAAATAAATCCAGCACACGGAAAGCTATGAGTAAAGGAGGGCGGAACATGCAGCGAACCACCCATTTTCGTACAGGCGCTATCCTTTTTCTACTGCCGGCCCTACTGCTCTTTACCGCCTTTTTTCTATATCCTGTCGGATATGTCGTTGTTGTTAGCTTCATGAAGTGGGATGGGATGAGCAGTCCCGGGTTTGTCGGCCTCCGAAATTACAGCGCCTTGTTTCATGATGAAGTATTTCGGATCTCCATTCGCAACAATTTGATCTGGGCCTGCGCGGAGGCGATGATTCAGGTGCCGCTTGCCATCTTGGTCGCCCTGCTGCTGGCCCGAAAGCCGAAAGGCTGGAAGCTGCTGCGAACGATTTACTTTTTTCCCCATGTCATCTCGGGTATCGCAATTACGATGTTGTGGGGAGCCATCTATAACAATGAACGGGGATTACTTAACGGCTTTCTCCGTTTGATCGGATTGTCCGAATGGGAGCACAACTGGCTCGGAGGACTGGGCAGCGCGTTCCCTTCCGTACTCGTGTACGGACTGCTGTATATCGGCTATTTTATGGTCATTATTTTGGCGGATATCTCCTCGGTTTCACAGTCCTACTATGAGGCGGCAAGCATTGATGGAGCGACACGCACGCAGCAGGATTGGCACATCACGCTGCCGCTGATTAGAGGAACCATAGCTACTTGCGTAACGCTTGCGATGGTTAACGGGCTTCGGCAATTTGAGCAGGTTCTGCTGCTGACGGGTGGCGGTCCGGCCAACAACACCTCGGTCCTTGTACTTTATTTATATAAAGAATTGCAGAACTTCCATTACGGGACGGCCAATGCTTTGGGCACGGTGCTGATTGTTCTCGGCGGCCTGGTCATTCTAACGGTACGCAAATTATTTAACGCCGCCAAATATGACATGTAATTCAGGAGAAGTCTTATGAAAATAAATGCGCTGCTTGAAAAGTTATTATCCTGGGCCATTTTAACCTTGTTTCTTGTTTACACGCTCTTCCCCATGCTCTGGCTCGTCATGGCTTCGCTCAAAACGAATGTCGAACTGCTTGGAGATCCTTTCCGGTTCCCCGCCCCGCCGCAGTTCGGCAATTATGTGAATGCGTTCAAGTCGGCGCATTTGACTCTGTTATTTTCAAATTCGGTTCTCATCAGCTTGTCGGCAACAGCCCTGAACGCCCTGGTTACATCCATGGCCGCCTATGTGCTCTCAAGGTATAAGTTCAAGTTCGGACCGGTTATATTTTCAACCCTGATCACGGGGATACTGGTGCCGGTCAGCGCGCTGATGGTTCCGTATTTCACTTTAATTCGGACGCTCGGCCTCTATGACACAAAGCTGGCGCTGATTTTAACGTATACGGCGGTCTCGCTTCCGCTGTCTGTCTTTATCATCAAAGGCTTTATGGATTCGATTCCCGGGGAGCTGGAGGAGGCCGCGCTGCTGGACGGGTGCGATTTCTATCAAAAGTTCTTTAGGGTGATTGTGCCGATTTCCCGCACAGGCATCGTGACCGCGGCGACGTTTCAATTCTTAAGCAGCTGGAACGAGTTCCTGTATGCGATGCTCTTGACTTCCTCCGAACAGGTGCGGACTCTGCAAATGGGCATTCGCTATTTTGCCAGCCAGTTTACAACTGATTTCACCTCGATGTTCGCAGCGATTGTCATCAGCATTATTCCAAGCGTTGCGATGTACAGCGTTTTTCAAAACCAGATCATTTCCGGACTCACACAAGGCTCCGTTAAGGGCTGAGCGGATTGGCCGGTTCTACAAACAAAGGGTACTCCAGAGTCATTTCAATTCATGGCTTTTGGAGCACTCTTTTTGCCAAGTCCATACTTGAATACATATCCATCCTCTCCATTGAAAAATATATATTTTCTTCTAATCCAATCTGTTCATCATCTAAAAAAAAGACGTAAATTGACAAATCGAAGTTAACGCGAATTGACATTCCCGATACCTGAAGCGCTTGTTACAATCAGAATATAAATTTATCCTATAAGTTTTATATGAATTCGACCGGTTCACCGGAGAAATTAACCAGCAATGTTGTCATCAAGATACGACATAAGGAGGCTGTCATGAGCTTGTATGCAGAAGAGATTCGATTTGGCTGGTTTTTGCCGACATCCGGCGACGGCCGCTATGTGGGGGCTGCTCCGGAGAGAGAACCCTCGCTTGATTATTTAATTGAAGTAGGGCAGATGGCGGAACGCTCCGGCTTTGAGTTCGTTCTGATTCCGACAGGAGGAGCTTGCCTTGATTCATGGGTAGTCGGATCAGCAGTGATGAGCCACACGACGCGGCTTAACGCCCTCGTAGCGGTCAGGCCCGGATTGATTGCCCCGGTGCTCGCGGCCCGCATGGCCGCTTCTCTTGATCAATTGTCAGGAGGACGGGCCATGATCAATGTCGTTACCGGGAGTTCGGTTCAGGATCTGGAGCAGCTCGGCGATCCGCTCGCCCATGCCCATGATGAGCGATACGAACGGGCGATGGAGTACATGCAGGTGATGAAGCTTGCCTGGACCGGATCGGCCGGATCAGCGTTATCTGAATTCTCAGGACAAGCTGAACCTGGATCTGTCGCAGCCGCAGATTTTTTTGAAGGAAAGTATTTTCAGTTTCACGGCCCGGTTCACACGCCGATTGCGGTACAGCGCCCGCATCCCCCGCTTTATCTGGGAGGAAGCTCGCCGATCGCCAAGCAAGCTGCGGCCCAGCACGCGGACACCTATCTGATGTGGGGTGAGCCGCATGAATGGATTGCCGGGCAGATTGCCGAGATGGAGGATATTCGAAAGGAGGTTCTCCGAATTACAGGAATTGACCGCAAACCGAGGTACGGGTTAAGGGCGCAGGTGCTTATACGCGACACCGAGGAAGAAGCCTGGGCGGCTGCGTGGAGTTTGATCAGCCGTGCCTCATCGGACACGCTGGAGCAAGCACAGCAATCTTTTGCCAAGACGGACGCTGCCAACCAGAGCAGACAGAACGAGCTTAGGGAACAGTCCGCAGCGAGCGACTTCGTCATAGGTCCTAACCTGTGGAGCGGCTTATCTCTCGTTCGCTCGGGAGGGGCGATGCTGATTGTCGGTACAGCGGAGCAGGTTACGGATGTGCTGATCCGCTATGCGGAAATCGGTATAAGCACCTTTATTCTTTCCGGTTACCCCCATTTGGAGGAAGCGGAGAATTTTGGACAAAAGGTACTCCCGTTGTTTCGCAAACAGTGGAGTCAAAAAAATGAAAGCCGGGGTGAATGCGGATGTGTGCAGTTACGACTCACGCTTCTGGACAAAGAGAATTAACATTACGGGAAGTTATGGATAAATACAAGGATGTATCCCCTTTTGTCATTATCAAATCGGATGTTACCCGCAGGTCGTTTACCTATACGGACCGGGCGCTGGGAGCGCTGGACAAAAGCAAGCATCAATATCAGCAGCGAGTGCTGATCGGCTCCAACGGAGGTGAGAACGCCGCCGTTCCGGTCTCGCTCCTGCTTAGAGACGGAACCTCGATCATTTCGACGCCTTCCAAGACAGCCAAGAACCCTTACGTGGTAGATCAGATCGACGGCAAGCTGTATTTGACCGATCAGGGCGAAATCGTGGAAGAAGTACATTATTGGTACAAGCCGGATTATTATGACAAGTTCACCAGCTCTGGTACCCCGATGTGGCAGGTGGCCTCTGCCAGACCGCAAAGGCTCGACATCGACCCCAACAGCCACTGCCACTTCTGGAACAAAGGGAACGGCTGCAAATTTTGCAATATCAACGCCAACTCCACGCAAAGCGAGAAAGAATGCAATATGTCGAAGCAGCTAACAGCGCAGGATGTATACGAGACGGTGAAAGAGGCTTTGAAGCAGCCAGGCGCTTTTACCAATCTCAAGATGAGTTCCGGCTCCATTCTCAGCGGCGCGGAAATCTTCGACGACGAAGTGGACATGTACATTGAAATGCTGCAGGCCGCCGGAGACAATTTCAAAGAAAAGAAATTCCCCAGCACCATCGTCGCCTCGGCTTTCAGCGAGAAGCAGCTTGCCAGACTGTACGAGAATACCGGACTGATGACCTACACCTCGGATATTGAAATCCCGAATGAGGCATTGTTCGCCTGGATTTGCAAAGGCAAGCATAAAGAAGTCGGATATGCCGAGTGGAAGCGGAGAATTATCCGGGCTGTCGATATTTTTGGGGCCGGAAATGTTAGCAGCGGAATCGTCGGCGGATGCGAGATGGCGCAGCCCCATGGATTTACCAGTGAGGATGACGCGCTGAAGGCTGTGCTTGAAGAGGCGGAGGATTTTGCGAGCCAGGGGGTTAGCATCGTTCATTGTGTGTGGGTACCCATGCATGGTTCGGCTTTCCATAACCAACAGAACCCTTCACTTGAATACTACGTGCGATTGGCCAAGGGCTTAAGCGACCTGAGAAAAAAATACCTTTTGAATGTCGATATGGACAACTACAGAAAGTGCGGCAATCATCCGGATACGGATCTGGATAGAGGAAATTACCTTTAAAAAGGAGGCAAGATGAAACCCATGTCTATTTTAAATGAAAGAATTCAGGCGCTTCTTCAAAATTCCGGGGCGGCGAAAGTTCTGGCAACGGCCGATAAACAAGGCATCCCTCATATCGTATCGGACCCTACCATTTCAGTTAACAACGAAGGAAAGATCATTTATCTTGAGCTGATCGAAACGTCCCAGAGCAATGTGAATCTCGTGAACAGCATCTGGTTCAAGCGCAAGGTCGCCATCCATCTCTCCAAGGGAGAAGAAAGCTATCAGATAAAAGGCTATCCGGCCTACTCGGTGATTTCCGGCCCGGTGTTTGAGCATTATTACAAGCTCTCCCTAGAAAGAAATCCGGAGTTTGATTTATCGACAGTCTGGATTATTGAGCCCGATGAGATTACGGATGATACTTACGCTGCCCGCAAAAAGAAAGAACGCGAGGGACATCCGCTTATTACGCATCTGGATCGGCTGGCGAAATAATTTCGGCGGTAGTAAACAATCTATCAGTTGGAGGCAGAGCTTATGTCTGTAAAAGGAAGCTATCTCTTTACATCCGAATCTGTAACGGAGGGTCATCCGGATAAAATATGCGACCAGATTTCCGACGCTGTCCTGGACGCATTTCTGGAGAATGATCCCCATGCCCGCGTTGCCTGCGAGGTCTCCGTGGCTACCGGTCTTGTGCTGGTCATTGGAGAAATCAGCTCGAGGTCCGGATATGTGGATATCCAGTCTATTGTCCGCAATACGATTAGGGACATCGGCTATGAGCGGGCCCAGGATGGTTTTAATGCCAATAACTGCGCAGTGCTGGTGTCGCTGAACGAACAATCCGCGGATATCGCGCAGGGCGTAAACGCGGCGCTTGAGCACCGCGATCCGGCGCAGGTCGCCGAAGAAACCGCGAATATCGGAGCGGGCGACCAAGGATTGATGTTCGGATTCGCCACCAATGAGACACCGGAACTGATGCCGCTGCCTATCGCTCTATCTCACAGGATCGCGCGCCGTTTGTCTGAAGTCCGCAAGAACGGATTGCTGGACTATCTGCGTCCCGACGGAAAAACTCAGGTAACGGTTGAATATCAGGATGGCAAGCCTAAACGTATCGACACTATCGTCGTATCCGTCCAGCATGCCGAAGAGATCTCCCTGGAACAGATTCAGGCCGATATGAAAGAGCATGTCATTCTGCAGGTTGTACCGCGTGAGCTGCTTGATCAAGAGACGAAATATTTCATCAACCCGACCGGGCGGTTCGTCATCGGCGGACCTCAAGGGGATGCCGGTCTGACCGGACGCAAAATTATCGTGGATACCTACGGCGGTTATGCCCGCCACGGCGGCGGAGCCTTCTCCGGCAAGGACCCGACGAAAGTGGACCGTTCCGGAGCTTATGCCGCCCGTTATGTCGCCAAAAATATTGTAGCCGCCGGCCTCGCCGATACCTGCGAAATTCAGCTGGCTTATGCCATCGGGGTAGCCAATCCTGTATCAATTCATGTGGATACCTACGGGACGGGCCGAATTGGCGAAGAGAGGCTGGTGGAGCTGATCCGCGACAACTTCGATCTGCGTCCTGCAGGCATTATTGCGATGCTGGATCTGCGCAAGCCGATTTACAAGCAAACCGCAGCTTATGGTCATTTTGGCCGGGAGGACCTGGATCTCCCTTGGGAAAGAATGGATAAATCCGAGCTTCTGAAATCGCAGGCAGGCCTGGAAGTATTTCATAAGTAAAAATAGAATGGTTCAGCGTGGAAAAAAGACACCCGCATATCAGCCGGACACCGCATTCAGGTGTACGAAGGAAAGCGGGTGTTTTGTTATCTCCTGCTTGTCTTCCTGCAGATGCAGTCCCGTACATGGTCGTTCACCATCCCGGATGCCTGCATGAACGCATAGCAGATTGTACTGCCAACGAACTTCATGCCTTTCTTTTTCAGCGCTTTGCTCATGGCATCCGACTGCGGCGTCGACGCGGGAACATCCTTTAGGCTCTCCCGGTCAGGCAAGACCGGCTCACCGCCGACAAAGCTCCACAAATAACGGCTGAAGCCTGCTTCATCCCTGGAAATTTCGCCGTATATGCGCGCGTTATTAATAATGGCCTTGATTTTGAGACGGTTGCGTATGATCCCCGCATTATTCATCAGCTCTTCAACTTTTGCGTCGTCATACCGGATAATTTTCTCCGGGTCGAACCCGTCGAAGGCCGCGCGGTAGTTCTCCCTTTTTTTCAAAATCGTGTACCAGCTCAGGCCCGCCTGCATCCCTTCCAGCATCAGCAACTCGAACAGCTTGAGGTCGTCGTACACAGGTCTGCCCCATTCTTCGTCATGGTAAGCTATATAAAGCGGATCGCTGTTTACCCACCCGCATCTTGTCTCATTCATCTTATTCATCCCTTCCCGCAGAGTCCCGTAAACTATAAGATTAATGACAAGCTCTGCGCTTGTCAATTCGCACTGGTGAACATATTACAAAGCCATGCTCTGGACGGGTAGTCCCATGATGACGCGGGCCCGGCAGTTTTGACCCGGTTGATGCGGCTGAGTACCCCCTCCGGCATTAAAAAACGGGCCTGCCAAGGGATGCCTTGACCTGCCCGTTCATTAATTTATTGTTCCGGACTGCCGCTGTGCGTCGGCCCGGGCCGCAGCGTGACCCTTGTTTCTTTTTCCGGATCGTCGATGGTGTAAAAAAACATATGGATTTCCGCTTCCGTCCCCTTGAAATTCTTGTAAACGTCGATGGCCTTGTTATTACCGTCCCCGGTAAAGTTGGCCGTGAGCTGTTCCCCGAGCAATCTTTCTTTACCTTGCATAATATAGGTCTGGTTAATGCCGCCGAACCGGGCATCTTTGCTTCCGGTTTCCACGTACAGGTCGGCACCCTGCTTGTAATAGGTCCACGTTACCGGATAACCGCCGATCGTTGTTTCCAGCGTCCGCTTTTTACCCGATATCCCCGTCAATTGAAACGATTTTTGCTTGTCTTCATGATCGGTTACTTTGTACTTGCCCACAAAAACAATCGGTGTATCTTTGGTCACCTTCAGGTCGAGCGGCCGCTCGATACGCAGGCTGATCCGATAGGGGTCCTCTATGGAATAATATCTCGGACCTTCTAGCGTTTTCCCGTCGACTTCCAAACTATATCTTTTATAAGGAATTTCCTGATGTTTCTCCTGAGTTCTGATCACGAGCCGAATCTGCGTCGGTGTAATCACCATCTTCTCCAGCATGCTGGCGCTGTCCCCGGCTTCAAGCGGCAAGTTAAGCGCCGTCTCTATCGTTCCGCTTTCCATTTGTTTTTTGCTGAGCTGAAGATCGAATGTCCACGGTCCGTCCACCGTGTGGTCTACCCGCCTATACTGGAGCTTGAACACCGTCTTCCCAGCCGTAACGGCCTTTGGGTCAAAATACTGCTGCGAGCTATAATTTCCGCTTCCATCCGGTTTGCCAAAGGTCCCTCCGGGCAGCGGCCTCACTTCCGCTCCGTCCCGGTAAGCGACAATCTGCGGAAAGGTCCACGACTTGACTTCCGGACGATCGAACGTAACTGTAGAGGCGAACATCATTTTATCCGTCCCTTGCGTAAACGGCTGAATCTTTATTTTTTGCATTCCATCCCTTCCGATAGTGAAGCTTTGGGGCTCCTTGGAAGCTGGATCCAGATTGATTTCCTGCTCCTGGTAGCTGTATTTCCGCAGTTCCTCCGCAACCAACTGGACTCGGGTGTTATCCTGCGAAGGCGTCCAATCGGTCTCGAGAATACCATAGTATCTCTTATTGTTTAAATCCCACCTCAGTAAGTCGGACACTTCCGCCTCGATTGGATTTCCTTCGGCGTCCCTCAGTGAGAAGCCCTTGAAATTCCAAAACTCCTCCGGCGGGCGGAACCCCGCATCCAGCGTGTACAAAATGACGGTTCGGTTATCATCAACTATTGCCGTGCGTAAGGTCATGGTAATGCCTTCCCAAGTGACGGACTGCTCCAACGTTTGACCCATATTTTGCTCAAGCGCCGCCTGAATGCCGCTTTTCCCGTTTAGCAGATAGCCCAGGTCATAATGAATGGCCGCATAGACGGGGGCCGCGACAAGCACCGCTCCAAGGGTTGCGACAGCCGCGATTCTCTTCACCTTCCGCTTCCGGACGAACGCGCCGGCAAAGTTCCCCCCTACTTCCGGTCGGGCCGGG is a genomic window of Paenibacillus durus ATCC 35681 containing:
- a CDS encoding DUF4179 domain-containing protein; the protein is MKRLEDELKLRLNDDEQVPYPDFGAMWERIEQTVPARPEVGGNFAGAFVRKRKVKRIAAVATLGAVLVAAPVYAAIHYDLGYLLNGKSGIQAALEQNMGQTLEQSVTWEGITMTLRTAIVDDNRTVILYTLDAGFRPPEEFWNFKGFSLRDAEGNPIEAEVSDLLRWDLNNKRYYGILETDWTPSQDNTRVQLVAEELRKYSYQEQEINLDPASKEPQSFTIGRDGMQKIKIQPFTQGTDKMMFASTVTFDRPEVKSWTFPQIVAYRDGAEVRPLPGGTFGKPDGSGNYSSQQYFDPKAVTAGKTVFKLQYRRVDHTVDGPWTFDLQLSKKQMESGTIETALNLPLEAGDSASMLEKMVITPTQIRLVIRTQEKHQEIPYKRYSLEVDGKTLEGPRYYSIEDPYRISLRIERPLDLKVTKDTPIVFVGKYKVTDHEDKQKSFQLTGISGKKRTLETTIGGYPVTWTYYKQGADLYVETGSKDARFGGINQTYIMQGKERLLGEQLTANFTGDGNNKAIDVYKNFKGTEAEIHMFFYTIDDPEKETRVTLRPGPTHSGSPEQ